A region of Marmota flaviventris isolate mMarFla1 chromosome 11, mMarFla1.hap1, whole genome shotgun sequence DNA encodes the following proteins:
- the Zfand2b gene encoding AN1-type zinc finger protein 2B isoform X3 has protein sequence MEFPDLGAHCSEPSCQRLDFLPLKCDACSGIFCADHVAYAQHHCGSAYQKDIQVPVCPLCNVPVPVARGEPPDRAVGEHIDRDCRSDPAQQKRKIFTNKCERSGCRQREMMKLTCERCGRNFCIKHRHPLDHDCSGEGHPTSKAGATTQSPSRTVPPVITLQNGLSEDEALQRALELSLAETKPQIPSSQEEEDLALAQALSASEAEYQRQQGTQREEAHSNLECREKQK, from the exons ATGGAGTTCCCGGACCTTGGGGCTCACTGTTCCGAGCCGAGCTGTCAGCGCTTGG ATTTTCTGCCGCTCAAGTGCGATGCCTGCTCAGGCATCTTCTGTGCAGACCACGTGGCCTACGCCCAGCATCACTGTGGATCCGCTTACCAAAAG GATATCCAGGTACCCGTGTGTCCCCTGTGTAATGTACCTGTGCCTGTGGCCAGAGGGGAGCCCCCTGACCGGGCTGTGGGAGAGCACATCGACAGAGACTGTCGCTCTGATCCAGCACAGCAAAAACGCAAG ATCTTCACCAACAAGTGTGAACGCTCTGGCTGCCGGCAGCGGGAGATGATGAAACTGACCTGTGAGCGCTGTGGCCGAAACTTCTGCATCAAGCACCGACACCCACTGGACCATGATTGCTCTGGGGAGGGGCACCCAACCAGCAAGGCAGG AGCCACAACCCAATCTCCGTCCCGGACAGTCCCTCCAGTGATTACTTTGCAGAATGGCTTG AGTGAGGATGAGGCTCTGCAACGTGCCCTGGAACTATCTCTGGCAGAGACCAAACCCCAAATCCCAAG TTCTCAGGAGGAAGAAGACTTGGCTTTAGCTCAAGCACTATCTGCCAGTGAGGCAGAATACCAACGGCAGCAG
- the Zfand2b gene encoding AN1-type zinc finger protein 2B isoform X1: MEFPDLGAHCSEPSCQRLDFLPLKCDACSGIFCADHVAYAQHHCGSAYQKDIQVPVCPLCNVPVPVARGEPPDRAVGEHIDRDCRSDPAQQKRKIFTNKCERSGCRQREMMKLTCERCGRNFCIKHRHPLDHDCSGEGHPTSKAGLAAISRSQGLASSASTIPSPSRTLPSSTSPSRATTQSPSRTVPPVITLQNGLSEDEALQRALELSLAETKPQIPSSQEEEDLALAQALSASEAEYQRQQGTQREEAHSNLECREKQK; encoded by the exons ATGGAGTTCCCGGACCTTGGGGCTCACTGTTCCGAGCCGAGCTGTCAGCGCTTGG ATTTTCTGCCGCTCAAGTGCGATGCCTGCTCAGGCATCTTCTGTGCAGACCACGTGGCCTACGCCCAGCATCACTGTGGATCCGCTTACCAAAAG GATATCCAGGTACCCGTGTGTCCCCTGTGTAATGTACCTGTGCCTGTGGCCAGAGGGGAGCCCCCTGACCGGGCTGTGGGAGAGCACATCGACAGAGACTGTCGCTCTGATCCAGCACAGCAAAAACGCAAG ATCTTCACCAACAAGTGTGAACGCTCTGGCTGCCGGCAGCGGGAGATGATGAAACTGACCTGTGAGCGCTGTGGCCGAAACTTCTGCATCAAGCACCGACACCCACTGGACCATGATTGCTCTGGGGAGGGGCACCCAACCAGCAAGGCAGG ACTTGCTGCCATTTCCAGATCACAAGGTCTGGCTTCTTCTGCAagcaccattcctagcccaagtCGGACCTTACCTTCCTCTACTTCTCCCAGCAG AGCCACAACCCAATCTCCGTCCCGGACAGTCCCTCCAGTGATTACTTTGCAGAATGGCTTG AGTGAGGATGAGGCTCTGCAACGTGCCCTGGAACTATCTCTGGCAGAGACCAAACCCCAAATCCCAAG TTCTCAGGAGGAAGAAGACTTGGCTTTAGCTCAAGCACTATCTGCCAGTGAGGCAGAATACCAACGGCAGCAG
- the Zfand2b gene encoding AN1-type zinc finger protein 2B isoform X2, whose protein sequence is MEFPDLGAHCSEPSCQRLDFLPLKCDACSGIFCADHVAYAQHHCGSAYQKDIQVPVCPLCNVPVPVARGEPPDRAVGEHIDRDCRSDPAQQKRKIFTNKCERSGCRQREMMKLTCERCGRNFCIKHRHPLDHDCSGEGHPTSKAGLAAISRSQGLASSASTIPSPSRTLPSSTSPSRATTQSPSRTVPPVITLQNGLSEDEALQRALELSLAETKPQIPSSQEEEDLALAQALSASEAEYQRQQAQSRSLKPSNCSLC, encoded by the exons ATGGAGTTCCCGGACCTTGGGGCTCACTGTTCCGAGCCGAGCTGTCAGCGCTTGG ATTTTCTGCCGCTCAAGTGCGATGCCTGCTCAGGCATCTTCTGTGCAGACCACGTGGCCTACGCCCAGCATCACTGTGGATCCGCTTACCAAAAG GATATCCAGGTACCCGTGTGTCCCCTGTGTAATGTACCTGTGCCTGTGGCCAGAGGGGAGCCCCCTGACCGGGCTGTGGGAGAGCACATCGACAGAGACTGTCGCTCTGATCCAGCACAGCAAAAACGCAAG ATCTTCACCAACAAGTGTGAACGCTCTGGCTGCCGGCAGCGGGAGATGATGAAACTGACCTGTGAGCGCTGTGGCCGAAACTTCTGCATCAAGCACCGACACCCACTGGACCATGATTGCTCTGGGGAGGGGCACCCAACCAGCAAGGCAGG ACTTGCTGCCATTTCCAGATCACAAGGTCTGGCTTCTTCTGCAagcaccattcctagcccaagtCGGACCTTACCTTCCTCTACTTCTCCCAGCAG AGCCACAACCCAATCTCCGTCCCGGACAGTCCCTCCAGTGATTACTTTGCAGAATGGCTTG AGTGAGGATGAGGCTCTGCAACGTGCCCTGGAACTATCTCTGGCAGAGACCAAACCCCAAATCCCAAG TTCTCAGGAGGAAGAAGACTTGGCTTTAGCTCAAGCACTATCTGCCAGTGAGGCAGAATACCAACGGCAGCAG